The Acidimicrobiales bacterium genome has a segment encoding these proteins:
- a CDS encoding adenylate/guanylate cyclase domain-containing protein produces MTCSACGSPTPEGARFCPACGHQLESLGDERRIVTVLFADLVGFTALAESRDPEQVKHLVDRCFELLVNDITSFGGRVDKIVGDAIVALFGAPVAHEDDPERAVRAALRMQQTLAQRASGLDAPIRMRIGINTGEVLVGALRAGGDYTAMGDVVNTASRLQTMAQPGEILVGAATHAATNAAIGYEPVGSLEVRGRGQGVETWRAVKELAPPGYRRRGTRAPLVGREAELGLIGHVIDTATDRRRAAVVTLIGEAGVGKTRLAHEVAQLAEQQKGAMVVSGRCIPYGEANVWWPIAEAIRHAAGVGTDDPPDVARERITHAVAEVVELDPDDGEVARLANGLFHLIGVDSPLRDIEPHRAREELTRSVGGFFEAALEHRPLMLVISDLHWADAPVLELLASLLERLADRPFLLVATARPPFREAWLPTDARHNTMVVNVDPLSREATGALLDVLLDGRLDPELREALLDRSGGNPFFLEELVALVGDGAGLDQLASGVQGTESLPETLRGLVAARLDGLSRSERRVLDDAAVYGRDGPVDALVLMAAADRAGLGVRDAAEVRAAVEGLVDKEVLVLDESGANYSFRSDLVREVAYNMLTKGARAQRHWGIAQYLENNFARYGDVSSGILDGLAYHYGQAASLANDLGGVPELPDDLAGRAVRWLADAARRAEAADVHGRAERLFSHAVSLLPPEPSAERVDMLLGRAWERAMMRDLDPARADVEAALDDAEAIEYRSGRARAILTRGAIESREGDRVASIATFTEAQEEFEASGDRKGMAEALRLRGMSELFAGDADAAHRSISDALDVFGALDDRRGQAWALQNLAWLAFLAGRPGEADRRINESADMFEEIGDGGGLGWALGLKAWVLYHQGEWEAAEELGEFILVEARRRGDRWAAGMMLVLSASLRLWTGRASLATTRAQEALEVFQELGDVEREVHAASVLGRALLALGLVGEGLRTLDLATERGRGYAGTAAFGPTAVAAAAVSIGDPERALRAVALVGSENLDPSVIGESDRMVALGLALLQMGQLAEAAEQLGAAVGTEGDEEPSAYALSALACARAVQGRVDDVGELVDQAVSIGRATYFDRITALCAAASLQRGLGHGEDAESLFDQAIDQADRTDDRVAQVLVRLADSESGVATGLARPDLDDEVHTRLADLGIDAEGWRQVFRGAALAGAEGPVEPVRR; encoded by the coding sequence ATGACGTGTTCTGCGTGCGGGTCGCCCACTCCCGAGGGCGCCCGCTTCTGTCCTGCCTGTGGCCACCAGCTCGAGTCGTTGGGCGACGAGCGGCGCATCGTCACCGTCCTGTTCGCCGACCTGGTCGGGTTCACGGCCCTCGCCGAGAGCCGCGACCCCGAACAGGTCAAGCACCTGGTCGACCGCTGCTTCGAGTTGCTCGTGAACGACATCACCAGCTTCGGTGGCCGCGTCGACAAGATCGTCGGCGATGCCATCGTGGCCCTCTTCGGCGCGCCGGTGGCCCACGAGGACGACCCCGAGCGGGCGGTGCGGGCAGCGCTGCGGATGCAACAGACCCTGGCCCAGCGGGCATCGGGGCTCGACGCTCCCATCCGGATGCGGATCGGGATCAACACCGGCGAGGTCTTGGTCGGAGCGCTGCGCGCCGGCGGCGACTACACGGCCATGGGCGATGTGGTCAACACTGCCAGCCGTCTCCAGACCATGGCCCAGCCAGGCGAGATCCTCGTGGGGGCAGCGACCCACGCCGCCACCAACGCGGCGATCGGTTACGAGCCGGTCGGTTCGCTCGAGGTGCGGGGCCGGGGCCAAGGAGTCGAGACCTGGCGGGCGGTGAAGGAACTGGCACCGCCCGGCTATCGCCGCCGCGGCACCCGGGCACCGCTTGTGGGTCGCGAGGCCGAGCTGGGCCTGATCGGCCACGTGATCGACACCGCCACCGACCGGCGTCGCGCCGCGGTGGTCACCCTCATCGGTGAGGCCGGTGTCGGCAAGACGCGACTGGCCCATGAGGTCGCCCAGCTCGCCGAGCAGCAGAAGGGTGCGATGGTCGTGTCGGGGCGCTGCATCCCCTACGGCGAAGCCAACGTGTGGTGGCCCATCGCCGAGGCGATCCGCCATGCCGCCGGCGTCGGCACCGACGATCCCCCCGACGTGGCCCGCGAGCGGATCACCCATGCGGTGGCCGAGGTCGTCGAGCTCGATCCCGACGACGGTGAGGTGGCCCGCCTCGCCAACGGGTTGTTCCACCTGATCGGGGTCGACAGTCCCCTCCGCGACATCGAGCCCCATCGGGCCCGCGAGGAGCTCACGCGGTCGGTCGGTGGGTTCTTCGAGGCGGCGCTCGAACACCGACCGCTGATGCTGGTCATCTCCGATCTCCACTGGGCCGACGCTCCCGTGCTCGAGCTGTTGGCGTCGTTGCTCGAACGCCTGGCCGATCGCCCGTTCCTGCTCGTCGCCACCGCCCGTCCCCCCTTCCGCGAGGCCTGGCTTCCCACCGACGCCCGTCACAACACCATGGTGGTCAACGTCGACCCCCTCAGCCGCGAGGCGACCGGCGCCCTGCTCGACGTGCTGTTGGATGGTCGGCTCGACCCTGAGCTGCGTGAGGCTCTGCTGGATCGCAGCGGCGGCAACCCGTTCTTCCTCGAGGAGCTCGTGGCCCTGGTGGGCGACGGGGCCGGGCTCGACCAGCTCGCCTCCGGAGTCCAGGGCACCGAGAGCCTCCCCGAGACCCTCCGGGGGCTGGTCGCGGCGCGTCTCGATGGGCTCAGTCGCAGTGAGCGTCGGGTCCTCGACGATGCCGCGGTCTACGGACGCGACGGACCCGTCGACGCGCTGGTGCTCATGGCGGCGGCCGATCGGGCGGGGCTCGGCGTGCGCGATGCAGCCGAGGTCCGCGCCGCCGTCGAGGGTCTGGTCGACAAGGAGGTGCTCGTGCTCGACGAGTCCGGGGCGAACTACTCGTTCCGCTCGGATCTGGTGCGCGAGGTCGCCTACAACATGCTCACCAAGGGGGCGAGGGCGCAGCGGCACTGGGGCATCGCCCAGTACCTCGAGAACAACTTCGCCCGCTACGGCGACGTGAGCTCGGGGATCCTCGACGGCTTGGCCTACCACTACGGACAGGCGGCCAGCCTGGCCAACGACCTCGGCGGCGTGCCCGAGCTCCCCGACGACCTGGCCGGGCGCGCGGTGCGGTGGCTCGCCGATGCCGCCCGCCGGGCCGAGGCCGCCGACGTGCACGGCCGGGCCGAGCGCCTGTTCTCCCATGCGGTCTCGCTCCTTCCGCCCGAACCGTCGGCCGAACGTGTCGACATGCTGCTCGGTCGGGCCTGGGAGCGGGCCATGATGCGGGACCTCGACCCGGCCCGGGCCGACGTCGAGGCCGCGCTCGACGATGCCGAGGCGATCGAGTACCGATCCGGTCGGGCCAGGGCCATCCTCACCCGCGGCGCGATCGAGAGCCGCGAGGGCGACCGGGTGGCCTCCATCGCCACCTTCACTGAGGCCCAGGAGGAGTTCGAGGCGTCCGGCGACCGCAAGGGGATGGCCGAGGCGCTGCGTCTCCGTGGCATGAGCGAGCTCTTCGCCGGCGACGCCGATGCCGCCCACCGCTCCATCTCCGACGCGCTCGACGTGTTCGGCGCGCTCGACGACCGGCGCGGCCAGGCGTGGGCCTTGCAGAACTTGGCCTGGTTGGCGTTCCTCGCCGGCCGACCGGGTGAGGCCGACCGTCGCATCAACGAATCGGCCGACATGTTCGAAGAGATCGGCGACGGAGGTGGTCTGGGTTGGGCTCTCGGGCTCAAGGCCTGGGTCCTGTACCACCAGGGTGAGTGGGAGGCGGCCGAGGAGCTGGGGGAGTTCATCCTGGTCGAGGCTCGCCGCCGGGGCGACCGGTGGGCCGCGGGGATGATGCTGGTGCTGTCCGCGTCGCTGCGTCTCTGGACCGGCAGGGCATCGTTGGCCACCACCCGCGCCCAGGAGGCGCTCGAGGTCTTCCAGGAGCTGGGCGATGTCGAGCGCGAGGTGCATGCCGCGTCGGTGCTCGGCCGTGCGCTGCTCGCGCTCGGGCTGGTCGGTGAAGGGCTCAGAACCCTCGATCTGGCCACCGAGCGCGGACGAGGCTACGCGGGCACGGCCGCGTTCGGGCCGACCGCGGTGGCGGCTGCCGCGGTGTCGATCGGCGACCCCGAACGGGCATTGCGGGCCGTGGCCCTGGTTGGGTCCGAGAACCTCGACCCGTCGGTCATCGGCGAGAGCGATCGCATGGTGGCTCTCGGACTGGCGCTGCTGCAGATGGGTCAGCTCGCGGAAGCCGCCGAGCAGCTCGGCGCCGCGGTCGGCACCGAGGGCGACGAGGAGCCCAGCGCCTACGCGCTCAGCGCGCTGGCTTGTGCCCGCGCCGTCCAGGGTCGGGTCGACGACGTCGGTGAACTGGTCGACCAGGCCGTGTCAATCGGTCGCGCCACCTACTTCGATCGGATCACCGCACTGTGCGCGGCCGCTTCGTTGCAGCGCGGACTCGGCCACGGCGAGGACGCCGAGTCGCTGTTCGACCAGGCGATCGATCAGGCCGATCGCACCGACGACCGTGTGGCCCAGGTGCTGGTGCGACTTGCCGACAGCGAGTCGGGCGTCGCCACCGGGCTCGCACGCCCCGACCTCGACGACGAGGTGCACACCCGCCTCGCCGATCTGGGCATCGACGCCGAAGGCTGGCGCCAGGTGTTCCGGGGCGCGGCGCTCGCGGGGGCCGAGGGCCCCGTCGAACCGGTTCGCCGCTAG
- a CDS encoding peroxiredoxin, whose product MSLHLGDTAPDFTAESTDGTINFHEYLGDSWGVLFSHPADFTPVCTTELGRVAALKPEFDKRNVKVLGLSVDPLDDHRTWSGDIEETQGHALNFPLIADPDRHVADLYDMVPPAAENNQTVRSVFVIGPDKKIKLTITYPASTGRNFDEILRVIDSLQLTADYKVATPVDWKDGEDVIIVPAVSDEEAKEKFPKGFTPVKPYLRVTPQPNR is encoded by the coding sequence ATGAGCCTGCACCTCGGCGACACCGCACCGGACTTCACCGCCGAATCGACCGACGGCACCATCAACTTCCACGAGTACCTCGGCGACAGCTGGGGGGTGCTGTTCTCCCACCCCGCCGACTTCACCCCGGTGTGCACCACCGAGCTGGGTCGGGTCGCGGCCCTCAAGCCCGAGTTCGACAAGCGCAACGTGAAGGTGCTCGGCCTGTCGGTCGACCCGCTCGACGACCACCGGACGTGGAGCGGCGACATCGAGGAGACCCAGGGACACGCCCTGAACTTCCCGCTCATCGCCGACCCCGACCGCCACGTGGCCGACCTCTACGACATGGTGCCGCCAGCGGCCGAGAACAACCAGACCGTAAGGTCGGTGTTCGTCATCGGTCCCGACAAGAAGATCAAGCTGACGATCACCTATCCGGCCAGCACCGGACGCAACTTCGACGAGATCCTGCGGGTGATCGACTCGCTGCAGCTCACCGCCGACTACAAGGTGGCCACCCCGGTCGACTGGAAGGACGGCGAGGACGTCATCATCGTCCCGGCCGTGTCCGACGAGGAGGCCAAGGAGAAGTTCCCCAAGGGGTTCACCCCGGTCAAGCCGTACCTGCGGGTGACGCCCCAGCCCAACCGCTGA